From the Desulforhopalus sp. genome, one window contains:
- a CDS encoding ATP-binding protein, with protein MIKPFTTHLSLRSKFIIFIGAIISAFYLFMLYRTAAFDEKMILKQAEQQARMLYKQILLTRQWAADHNGLFVLEGKGVGPNPYLELPEVTDAQGQTYYLRNPAMITRELSVYAKRDGLGHFRVTSLKPVNSENQPDDFERTALQSFNEGAEEFIGVDETDLGRVVRFIAPLRVSTACLGCHARHGYAEGDIRGGLSITIPINWAHDLITRNINSLIFIGVASILIVTIALFLMFESLIVRRIRGLSQAMERFPDDPPERYLLPSVFKDELDSVSGTFVLFCDRLKKSQDELLRAKAQTHLSEKMASLGILTAGIAHEVNNPLGGMLNCVKSMRETPGDRQLVERYLPLLDKGLRQIETIMRQLLNFGRTEPLNIRRVNLQVLFDECTLLLSYKLKNIQLESSIKVTRDYMLDAEALKQIIINIGLNAIQAMPSGGKLTITCHESAEQLTLAFIDTGVGISAENMPHIFDPFFTTKGVGEGTGLGLAVTYSLVQRMNGSIAVDSTPGQGTAFTITLQVSENLPQKGNDNATNTPC; from the coding sequence ATGATCAAACCCTTCACCACCCACCTGTCGCTGCGCAGCAAGTTCATCATCTTCATCGGCGCCATTATCTCGGCATTCTATCTCTTTATGCTGTATCGCACCGCCGCCTTCGACGAGAAGATGATCCTCAAACAGGCGGAGCAGCAGGCACGGATGCTTTACAAACAGATTCTCCTGACCAGGCAGTGGGCGGCTGATCACAATGGGCTCTTTGTCCTTGAAGGCAAAGGAGTTGGCCCCAACCCCTATCTTGAACTGCCGGAGGTAACCGACGCCCAAGGGCAAACCTACTACCTGCGCAACCCAGCAATGATTACCAGGGAACTTTCGGTTTATGCCAAGCGGGACGGTCTCGGCCATTTCCGTGTCACTAGCCTCAAGCCGGTCAATTCCGAGAACCAACCCGATGACTTTGAACGAACCGCCCTCCAGTCCTTTAACGAAGGGGCCGAGGAGTTCATCGGCGTCGACGAAACCGATCTCGGCCGGGTGGTACGCTTCATCGCCCCCCTGCGGGTCAGTACGGCCTGCCTCGGCTGCCACGCCCGACACGGCTATGCCGAGGGCGATATCCGCGGCGGCCTGTCGATTACCATCCCCATCAACTGGGCGCACGACTTGATCACCCGCAACATCAACTCGCTGATTTTTATCGGTGTCGCCAGTATCCTGATCGTCACCATCGCCCTGTTTCTGATGTTCGAATCACTGATCGTCAGGCGAATTCGCGGCCTGTCGCAGGCGATGGAAAGATTTCCCGACGACCCTCCGGAGAGGTACCTGCTGCCATCGGTATTCAAGGACGAGCTGGATAGTGTCAGCGGCACCTTCGTGCTCTTTTGCGACCGGCTGAAGAAATCCCAGGACGAATTGTTGCGGGCCAAGGCCCAGACCCATCTCAGCGAGAAGATGGCATCCCTTGGCATCCTTACCGCCGGCATCGCTCACGAGGTCAACAACCCCCTGGGCGGCATGCTCAACTGCGTCAAGTCGATGCGCGAGACCCCCGGCGACCGCCAGCTGGTCGAACGCTATCTGCCCCTCCTTGACAAGGGCCTCCGGCAGATCGAGACAATCATGCGCCAACTCCTCAACTTCGGCAGGACCGAGCCGCTGAATATCCGCAGGGTGAATCTCCAGGTGCTTTTTGACGAGTGCACCCTGCTCCTTTCCTACAAACTGAAAAACATCCAGCTGGAGTCCAGTATCAAGGTCACCAGGGACTACATGCTTGATGCTGAGGCCCTCAAACAGATCATCATCAACATCGGCCTGAACGCCATCCAGGCGATGCCGAGTGGCGGTAAGCTGACCATCACCTGTCATGAATCGGCGGAGCAACTGACCCTGGCCTTTATCGATACCGGAGTTGGGATATCGGCGGAAAACATGCCGCATATCTTCGACCCCTTCTTTACCACCAAGGGCGTCGGCGAGGGCACCGGCCTGGGACTTGCCGTCACCTATTCCCTGGTACAGCGGATGAACGGCAGCATTGCCGTCGACAGCACGCCCGGCCAGGGCACCGCCTTCACCATCACCCTGCAGGTCTCCGAAAACCTCCCCCAGAAGGGCAACGACAATGCCACGAATACTCCTTGCTGA
- a CDS encoding multiheme C-type cytochrome: MVKNQKSVLFSVFIMTLLGLAGLVISAQAGDKEKAAHPQLSEQEMLLDCADCHREATPEIEKQWFNSRHGLAMVKCYQCHGTFETFTLTPTKATCGTCHTDMLEKCKKDTPCWDCHAPHTFKKQK, encoded by the coding sequence ATGGTGAAAAATCAAAAAAGCGTATTGTTTTCAGTGTTTATCATGACCCTGCTGGGACTGGCGGGGCTGGTGATCTCGGCTCAGGCCGGGGACAAGGAAAAAGCTGCCCATCCGCAGCTGTCGGAGCAGGAGATGTTGCTGGATTGTGCCGATTGTCACCGTGAGGCAACACCGGAGATCGAAAAGCAGTGGTTCAACTCGCGGCACGGCCTGGCCATGGTCAAGTGCTATCAATGCCACGGCACCTTCGAGACCTTTACCCTTACGCCCACCAAGGCAACCTGCGGTACCTGTCACACCGACATGCTGGAGAAATGTAAGAAGGATACGCCGTGCTGGGATTGTCATGCACCGCATACCTTCAAGAAGCAGAAATAA
- a CDS encoding molybdopterin-dependent oxidoreductase, translating into MTQTRRDFIKMAAALSAASYVGMNLPIAPISLARADEGVVWHRGSCRLCGVGCRVELGVKDGVPMGLRGVPESRTNFGYVCMKGMHFWKCMRHPDRLTKPLFREKKTDKFQEISWDKALDIAAGRFAEAFKAGGGAAVAYYGSGQALTEETYFFQKVMRGGLQSNNVEGNPRLCMASAVGGYMTSFGADEPIGGYSDLEKAHCFFIVGSNTAEAHPVLFRRIMRRKLDNPDTVKVINVDPRISQTSRIADLHLQFKPGTDLSLLNAMAHVIVEEKLYDEEFLKNYATFRKGKGEAATFDELRAHLAKYTPEEAARACGGSFKPDEVRTAARWFAGSKGTVSLWTMGLNQRKQGVWANNLMHNLHILTGQLMKDGADSLSLTGQPNACGGVREGGGLCHILPGHRPVEAEPMRRQVEEAWGIPAGRIPDKPGLHTMAMFSAINEGKIKALWVNCTSPVQSLPNCELYNKGMDRDDVFIVCSDIFHTLTTQKANLVLPASFHFEKTGVYGCTERRSQLTKKAINSPGEAKPEVWMIREWAAKLAVKLNDPVIDQCIKPFVGLEEGYALPKAIWDEYTQKLTANRDNDLRGATYEVLEKMADGVQWPAPTAEFALTGGTVKKFVKGRDPLATSLSKNDLPYQFYGPAHEDRTLWVWHRDQADPEEIPDSEYPFYLSTGRIIDHWHTMSMTGRVPELLRANPYAYVEINPKDAARLGIKPGDMVEVKSRRGVNLLPAKVYEGPVEGMVFAYWHDQHPDRMINKVTKDAVDPASKEPEFKICAVQVKKVSGPQPLKPYIV; encoded by the coding sequence ATGACGCAAACACGACGGGATTTTATTAAAATGGCGGCGGCCCTGTCGGCCGCCTCGTATGTGGGGATGAATCTGCCGATCGCGCCGATTAGTCTTGCCAGGGCCGATGAAGGGGTAGTCTGGCACCGTGGCAGCTGTCGCCTCTGCGGCGTCGGCTGCCGGGTGGAACTGGGGGTAAAGGACGGCGTGCCCATGGGGCTGCGCGGCGTGCCTGAGTCGCGCACCAACTTCGGCTACGTCTGTATGAAGGGCATGCACTTCTGGAAATGCATGCGCCACCCCGACCGCCTGACCAAGCCTCTGTTTCGGGAGAAGAAGACCGACAAATTCCAGGAGATCTCCTGGGATAAGGCCCTGGATATCGCCGCCGGCAGGTTCGCCGAGGCGTTCAAGGCCGGTGGCGGCGCGGCGGTGGCCTACTACGGTTCCGGTCAGGCGCTGACCGAGGAGACCTATTTCTTTCAGAAGGTCATGCGCGGCGGCCTGCAATCTAATAACGTCGAGGGCAATCCCCGGCTGTGCATGGCCAGCGCGGTTGGCGGCTATATGACCTCCTTCGGCGCCGACGAGCCGATCGGCGGCTACTCCGATCTGGAGAAGGCGCATTGTTTTTTCATCGTCGGCTCGAACACCGCCGAGGCCCATCCGGTGCTGTTCCGGCGGATTATGCGCCGCAAGCTCGATAATCCCGACACGGTTAAGGTCATCAACGTCGATCCACGTATCTCCCAGACCTCGCGGATCGCTGATTTGCACCTGCAGTTCAAGCCGGGTACCGACCTGTCCCTGTTGAACGCCATGGCCCACGTCATTGTCGAGGAAAAACTCTACGACGAGGAATTCCTGAAAAACTACGCAACCTTCCGTAAGGGCAAGGGCGAGGCGGCGACCTTTGATGAGCTGCGCGCCCACCTCGCCAAATACACCCCGGAGGAGGCGGCGCGGGCCTGCGGCGGCAGCTTCAAGCCGGACGAAGTGCGCACCGCCGCCCGCTGGTTTGCCGGTTCGAAGGGCACGGTCAGTCTGTGGACCATGGGACTTAACCAGCGCAAGCAAGGCGTCTGGGCCAACAATCTCATGCATAACCTGCATATCCTCACCGGCCAGCTGATGAAGGACGGCGCCGACAGCCTGTCGCTCACCGGCCAGCCCAATGCCTGCGGCGGGGTGCGCGAGGGTGGCGGCCTCTGCCATATCCTCCCAGGTCACCGGCCGGTCGAGGCGGAACCGATGCGCCGCCAGGTGGAGGAGGCCTGGGGGATTCCGGCAGGACGCATTCCCGATAAGCCCGGCCTGCATACCATGGCCATGTTCTCGGCGATCAACGAGGGCAAGATCAAGGCCTTGTGGGTCAATTGCACCAGCCCGGTGCAGAGCCTGCCGAACTGCGAGTTGTACAATAAGGGTATGGACCGTGACGACGTCTTCATCGTCTGCTCCGACATCTTCCACACCCTGACCACCCAGAAGGCCAATCTGGTGCTGCCCGCCTCCTTCCATTTCGAAAAAACCGGCGTCTACGGCTGCACCGAGCGCCGTTCGCAGCTGACCAAAAAGGCCATTAATTCCCCCGGCGAGGCCAAGCCTGAGGTGTGGATGATCCGGGAGTGGGCGGCCAAGCTGGCGGTAAAGTTAAACGACCCGGTCATCGACCAGTGCATCAAGCCCTTTGTCGGCCTGGAAGAGGGCTACGCCCTGCCCAAGGCCATCTGGGATGAGTATACCCAGAAGCTGACGGCGAACCGTGACAACGACCTGCGCGGCGCCACCTACGAGGTGCTGGAAAAAATGGCCGACGGTGTGCAGTGGCCGGCGCCGACCGCCGAGTTTGCCCTCACCGGCGGCACGGTGAAGAAGTTTGTCAAGGGCCGCGACCCGCTCGCCACCAGCCTGTCGAAAAACGATCTGCCGTACCAGTTCTACGGCCCGGCCCACGAGGACCGGACCCTTTGGGTCTGGCACCGCGATCAGGCCGATCCGGAGGAGATCCCCGATAGCGAATATCCCTTCTATCTTTCCACTGGACGGATTATCGATCATTGGCATACCATGTCGATGACTGGGCGGGTGCCGGAGCTGCTGCGTGCCAACCCCTATGCCTACGTCGAGATCAATCCGAAAGATGCCGCTCGCCTCGGCATCAAACCCGGCGACATGGTCGAGGTGAAGTCGCGGCGCGGCGTCAACCTCCTGCCGGCCAAGGTCTATGAAGGGCCGGTGGAGGGGATGGTCTTTGCCTATTGGCATGATCAGCATCCGGACCGGATGATCAACAAGGTCACCAAGGATGCCGTCGATCCGGCATCGAAGGAGCCTGAATTCAAGATCTGCGCGGTGCAGGTGAAAAAGGTCTCCGGCCCGCAGCCGCTGAAACCGTATATCGTTTGA
- a CDS encoding chaperone NapD → MPISGVVITSRPAEKARVLHALAAVPGIEVHGDDGQGNIVAVLETKTSEEMEKLIDRINKDPLVLHVGMTYLNTEDEAEEMADGRPVARPFGYRKPLAGGQ, encoded by the coding sequence ATGCCGATAAGCGGTGTGGTGATTACATCGAGGCCAGCAGAAAAGGCCAGGGTGCTTCATGCCCTGGCCGCGGTGCCGGGCATCGAGGTACATGGCGATGACGGGCAGGGCAATATCGTTGCCGTTCTGGAAACGAAGACCTCGGAGGAGATGGAAAAGCTCATTGACCGGATTAACAAGGACCCTCTGGTCCTCCACGTCGGCATGACCTACCTGAACACCGAGGACGAGGCCGAGGAGATGGCTGACGGCCGTCCGGTGGCGCGGCCCTTTGGTTACCGCAAACCCCTGGCGGGCGGACAGTGA
- a CDS encoding 4Fe-4S dicluster domain-containing protein, whose protein sequence is MRRRQFLGLLGTGLSSLSFAPQSLAAKMLDSPVTTNRLRPPGGVPEEIFPAKCIRCGRCVEVCPYRCISMLDIRAGLSAGTPLIEVEKIPCYLCMKCVDVCPTGSLQRIRQEDTRMGLAVVNRFICAAWIGTTLCRTCYDKCPYADKAIRLDQLRPVINPEVCTGCGLCTNACPVNTPDGKKAVNIEPIFAAGKVTG, encoded by the coding sequence GTGAGACGCCGCCAGTTTCTCGGGTTGCTGGGTACCGGACTGAGTTCGCTGTCGTTTGCGCCCCAGTCGCTAGCCGCAAAGATGCTGGATTCCCCGGTTACCACCAACCGCCTCCGGCCGCCGGGCGGGGTGCCGGAGGAGATCTTCCCGGCCAAGTGCATCCGTTGCGGCCGGTGTGTCGAGGTCTGTCCCTATCGCTGCATTAGTATGCTTGACATCCGCGCCGGGCTGTCAGCGGGGACACCGCTTATCGAGGTGGAGAAGATTCCCTGTTATCTGTGTATGAAGTGCGTCGATGTCTGTCCCACCGGCAGCCTGCAGCGCATCCGCCAGGAGGACACTCGTATGGGCCTGGCGGTGGTCAACCGCTTCATCTGCGCCGCCTGGATCGGCACCACCCTGTGCCGGACCTGCTACGACAAATGCCCCTATGCCGACAAGGCGATTCGCCTCGACCAGCTGCGGCCGGTCATAAACCCGGAAGTTTGCACCGGTTGCGGCCTATGCACCAATGCCTGTCCGGTAAATACCCCGGACGGCAAAAAGGCGGTGAATATCGAACCGATCTTTGCCGCTGGCAAGGTGACAGGATGA
- a CDS encoding 4Fe-4S binding protein has translation MIQEESGALPPAPRQVNGARTRYGSRRFAILTGAFLLVAINPFINFYLHENFVQGWYQSLGVGKLWFVSPLEGLESLLITKSLYLPSLIGMAIPVTIALFLGRVFCSWLCPISFLLECVDRLRRRVSARPFLKNKLLVAKKVLWFSLIAELIASLVLGAPLFVFLSPPGLVGREIMMAVFFHKLALEGVLIIVVVLLELLTRRFFCRSFCPLGGLLAFLGRKRRLRVSFQPDACVACEKCSKTCPMGLQPTAGEGMSAYCWNCGECVDSCRHDALRFRWL, from the coding sequence ATGATACAGGAAGAAAGCGGCGCCTTGCCGCCCGCACCAAGGCAGGTAAACGGCGCAAGGACCCGTTACGGTTCCCGGCGTTTTGCCATTCTCACCGGCGCCTTTCTCCTGGTCGCCATCAACCCTTTTATCAATTTTTACTTGCACGAAAACTTCGTGCAGGGCTGGTATCAGTCCTTAGGTGTCGGCAAGCTGTGGTTCGTCTCGCCGCTGGAGGGCCTGGAGAGTCTGTTGATCACCAAGTCGCTGTATCTGCCGTCTCTTATTGGCATGGCCATCCCGGTGACCATCGCCCTCTTTCTTGGCCGGGTGTTCTGTTCGTGGCTCTGCCCGATTTCCTTTCTGTTGGAATGCGTTGATCGGCTGCGTCGCCGGGTCTCGGCCAGGCCATTTCTAAAAAATAAACTGCTTGTCGCTAAAAAGGTGTTGTGGTTTTCCCTCATTGCCGAGCTGATCGCCAGTCTGGTCCTCGGCGCCCCCCTCTTTGTCTTTCTCTCGCCGCCCGGGCTTGTCGGCCGGGAGATCATGATGGCGGTGTTCTTCCATAAACTTGCCCTGGAAGGTGTCCTGATCATCGTCGTCGTCCTTCTTGAGTTGCTGACTCGCCGGTTTTTCTGCCGCAGTTTCTGTCCTCTTGGCGGCCTTCTTGCCTTTCTCGGTCGGAAAAGGCGCTTACGGGTAAGTTTTCAGCCGGATGCCTGCGTTGCCTGTGAAAAGTGCAGCAAAACCTGCCCGATGGGCCTGCAGCCAACCGCCGGCGAAGGGATGTCGGCGTATTGCTGGAACTGCGGCGAGTGCGTCGATAGCTGCCGGCATGACGCCCTGCGGTTTCGTTGGCTGTGA
- a CDS encoding OmpA family protein yields MKKGMNKRFSFWQRSFGAILVILIGSMLLAGCVKRAKPLTRPALDTPMSLEVAVRMIAFDLFAQISNQQKPAKKTLAEKMNAQQNQDDGKQPLVFSTDVVMNADTGEEIELSAQINEIIKATAGNSFPKFTVVEMNSTNIDQTNFVIIGVIKQEIYNNQPTKLPRLYLSAVDMKTGQVLAHSDVWFSQQDLKLLPTPLYSDSPMFIKDTRSEKVIATAQANAGVAVDKEYLATMATNALLAEASKAYDSGNYPLAIELFNKAAAREDGQVMKTYAGLYQAYWKQKLMAEAEGAFGKLAELGIRNGTLSVKFLFQVNDTNFFGQPEELAEYDIWLRQIAKKIIESQSCVEISGHASHSGSADYNKKLSDKRAHKIQKRLLDVSSAIAKKTSAVGRGFEENIVGTGTDDIRDAIDRRVVFRVLDCGAL; encoded by the coding sequence ATGAAAAAAGGGATGAATAAACGATTCAGCTTTTGGCAGAGATCTTTTGGGGCCATTTTGGTCATTTTGATCGGCAGTATGCTCCTCGCCGGCTGTGTGAAAAGGGCAAAACCTCTGACCCGGCCGGCTCTTGATACGCCAATGTCTCTTGAGGTGGCTGTTCGAATGATTGCTTTTGATCTCTTTGCGCAAATCAGCAATCAACAAAAGCCTGCCAAGAAGACCCTGGCGGAGAAGATGAATGCTCAACAAAATCAAGATGATGGAAAGCAGCCGCTGGTCTTTTCGACAGATGTGGTGATGAATGCTGATACCGGCGAGGAAATCGAACTCAGCGCTCAGATAAACGAGATTATCAAAGCCACCGCCGGTAACAGTTTCCCCAAATTTACTGTTGTCGAGATGAATTCAACAAATATCGATCAAACGAATTTTGTTATTATCGGAGTCATCAAACAGGAGATTTACAATAATCAGCCGACTAAACTGCCTCGACTGTATCTTTCTGCGGTTGATATGAAGACTGGCCAGGTTCTGGCACATTCCGATGTTTGGTTTTCCCAACAGGACCTCAAGTTGCTGCCGACACCTCTGTATTCGGACAGCCCGATGTTTATCAAGGATACCCGTTCGGAAAAGGTTATAGCGACCGCCCAAGCCAACGCCGGTGTGGCGGTTGACAAGGAATACCTTGCCACTATGGCTACCAATGCCCTGTTGGCCGAAGCCAGCAAGGCGTATGATAGTGGGAATTACCCGCTGGCGATTGAGTTGTTCAATAAGGCTGCAGCTCGTGAAGACGGCCAGGTTATGAAAACCTATGCCGGACTGTATCAGGCCTATTGGAAACAGAAACTAATGGCCGAAGCCGAAGGGGCGTTTGGCAAACTCGCCGAACTTGGAATTCGCAACGGCACCCTCAGTGTGAAATTTCTTTTTCAGGTCAATGACACCAACTTTTTTGGTCAACCCGAAGAGCTGGCCGAATACGACATTTGGCTTCGTCAGATTGCTAAAAAAATTATCGAATCGCAGTCATGCGTAGAGATTTCAGGCCACGCCAGCCATTCGGGCAGTGCTGATTACAACAAGAAATTGTCGGACAAGAGGGCCCATAAAATCCAAAAGAGACTGCTTGATGTTTCTTCGGCGATTGCTAAAAAGACTTCGGCAGTGGGGCGGGGCTTTGAGGAAAACATCGTGGGAACTGGCACGGATGACATCCGCGATGCGATCGACCGGCGGGTGGTGTTCCGGGTTTTGGATTGCGGAGCCCTGTGA
- a CDS encoding bacteriohemerythrin, whose protein sequence is MAQIEWDSAWNIGHVEIDEQHQRWVELFNQLERAFLGSADSQDLTQVQKDVFQRIRDYTRYHFACEEKVMQAAAWPGIPVHWRFHKEFDQVVYERYREFENGDLVLTSELLALIRNWLLHHIQVEDLKFGEYLRQEKNTGK, encoded by the coding sequence ATGGCACAAATCGAATGGGACTCTGCCTGGAATATCGGGCATGTGGAAATCGATGAGCAACACCAGCGATGGGTTGAGCTCTTCAATCAATTGGAAAGAGCCTTTCTTGGCTCGGCAGATAGCCAAGATCTGACCCAAGTGCAGAAGGATGTCTTTCAGCGGATACGCGATTACACCCGCTATCACTTCGCCTGTGAAGAGAAGGTCATGCAGGCGGCGGCCTGGCCCGGCATTCCTGTCCATTGGCGATTCCATAAGGAATTCGACCAGGTTGTCTACGAAAGATACCGCGAATTTGAAAACGGTGATCTGGTTCTCACTTCCGAGTTGCTGGCGCTTATCAGGAACTGGCTGCTGCACCATATTCAAGTTGAAGATCTGAAATTTGGCGAATATCTGCGGCAGGAAAAGAATACGGGAAAGTGA
- a CDS encoding Ni/Fe hydrogenase subunit alpha, translating into MGGTITIEPITRVEGHGMVTIFLDDDGNVNDAKFHVTQVRGFEKLCEGRPYYEMPSITERICGICPVSHSLASGKACDAILGIHPPETGLLLRRLLNCGEFIQSHALSFFHLSSPDLLLGMDSEPAKRNILGIAEKYPEIARDGIRLRKIGQQIIEMVSGKRIHPAWVVPGGVNAALDPSHREAILHMLPEALAIITRTLTMFKKSQENYREEIQTFANFPTLFMGMVDENGNLEHVQGNLRILNAKGHIIADNIDPVSYQKYIGEAPLQWSYLKSPFYKPMGYPEGIYRVGPAARLNVCNGCGTPLADQEWAEFRSLERGPVMSSFYNHYARLIEILFFVETAKMLLKNPAITGLRVRAFAQPNFPEGVGCVEAPRGTLIHHYRVDENGLMTWANLIVATGHNNLAINRGVLQVAKRFISGTEVSEGALNRVEAIIRAFDPCLSCSTHALGRMPLTIAIRDSHGNILRLIGSGDRG; encoded by the coding sequence AGCCGATTACCCGCGTTGAAGGGCATGGCATGGTCACCATTTTTCTGGATGATGACGGCAATGTCAATGACGCCAAGTTTCATGTGACCCAGGTCCGGGGCTTCGAGAAGCTCTGCGAAGGCCGCCCCTACTATGAAATGCCGTCGATCACCGAAAGAATCTGCGGCATCTGCCCGGTAAGCCATTCGCTTGCCTCCGGCAAGGCCTGCGATGCCATTCTCGGCATCCATCCGCCGGAAACCGGCCTGCTGTTGCGGCGGCTCCTCAACTGCGGCGAGTTCATCCAATCGCATGCCCTGAGCTTTTTCCACCTCTCCTCCCCCGATCTGCTGCTCGGCATGGATTCGGAACCGGCCAAACGCAATATCCTCGGCATTGCCGAGAAATACCCCGAGATTGCCAGGGACGGCATCCGCCTGCGCAAGATCGGCCAGCAGATCATCGAGATGGTCAGCGGCAAGAGGATTCATCCGGCCTGGGTAGTACCGGGCGGGGTAAACGCGGCCCTTGACCCTTCGCACCGGGAAGCCATCCTGCACATGCTGCCGGAGGCCTTGGCGATCATCACCCGCACCCTGACCATGTTCAAAAAATCGCAGGAAAACTATCGTGAAGAAATTCAGACCTTTGCCAATTTCCCCACCCTCTTTATGGGGATGGTCGACGAAAACGGCAATCTTGAGCATGTCCAGGGGAATCTGCGCATCCTCAATGCCAAGGGACACATCATTGCCGACAACATCGACCCGGTGAGCTACCAGAAATATATCGGTGAGGCACCGCTGCAGTGGTCCTATTTAAAATCACCATTCTATAAGCCAATGGGCTATCCCGAAGGCATCTACCGGGTGGGTCCGGCCGCCCGCTTAAATGTCTGCAACGGTTGCGGCACGCCTCTTGCCGATCAGGAATGGGCGGAATTCAGGAGTCTTGAACGGGGCCCGGTGATGAGTTCATTCTACAACCATTACGCCCGGTTGATAGAAATTCTCTTTTTCGTGGAAACTGCCAAGATGCTGCTGAAGAATCCGGCAATTACCGGATTGCGGGTGCGGGCCTTCGCCCAGCCGAATTTTCCGGAGGGTGTCGGCTGCGTCGAGGCGCCACGGGGCACGCTCATCCACCATTACCGGGTCGATGAAAACGGCCTGATGACCTGGGCCAACCTCATTGTGGCGACGGGCCACAACAACCTGGCAATCAACCGGGGGGTCTTGCAGGTCGCCAAACGCTTTATCAGCGGCACCGAGGTTTCGGAGGGGGCCTTAAACAGGGTCGAGGCGATTATCCGGGCCTTTGACCCCTGCCTGAGCTGTTCGACCCATGCGCTTGGCCGGATGCCCCTGACCATCGCTATCAGGGACAGTCACGGCAATATCCTGCGGCTGATAGGCAGCGGAGACCGGGGCTAA